The Magnolia sinica isolate HGM2019 chromosome 3, MsV1, whole genome shotgun sequence genome includes the window tggggtcacagaagttttggatcaatatgaaatttgtttttcctcttcatttaggtctttgtgacctacttaacatattggatggaaaataaatgttatggtgggccctacgaattgtttaatggtgaaaatcattatttccgctgctatttttgatTCGTTttagatgatctttagatatgattcattttttggatgatgctctaaagtgatctctaaaaataaatgaacggtgtagatataataaatacagctATATAGATGGTGTGTGGTACTGCTatatagacggtgtagatataataaatacggcATGTAACTTtggtctcctttgaaccgttcttgcaactcggagctcgaggagcgtcagtgctcgtcttcgcacgacacgtacccacaacagctatatagattatgtgtggtacaccagccaatccgcttcaggataaaacatttacaaacggtggaccccacatattctTGGCAGGTAAAGGTGGGTGAGGGCCAACCAACACAATCCGCGTACTGCCTGGTAAGTAGGAAGTGCGTCCACTCACCGCATTGCGAAGCGCACACGCGTGTACATTTCGGACGCGGAGTGCGACCTGTCACTGCCTAGACCGACTCGGTCTACACAGTCTGTGTCGGGCCCACGGTGACGTGTCGTTTTTATCTCCACCTTCCATTCATTTAATTTtaggcatgataaaaaaaaaaggcaaatccaaggctcaagtggatgcTCGTTTGCGATTCAATCCGTTGATAATGTCACGTGGATatggataaaaggaaaaataagaatatcagctctcaagaagtttttaatgatgggtgtccaATCCATACTCTATGatctaagccttggatctgcctactTTTTAGGTCATATCCTAAAATGGTTCATCCATTAACGTAAGTGAGCCCCATGTAGCTCCTACACCgagccggaaacggattggctactcccccagccaccagcccggtggctgatggtcagtgccctgtgggccctaccatgatgtatgtgtttcatccatttttacagatcattttagggtttgatcccaaaattgagagggatataagtcctaggtggaccacaccgtaggaaaacaataataattggatatccactattaaaatcctcctaaggtccggtgtactatttatttgacatccaatctgttgattaggtcataccgacccagatgaagggaaaaaaaaagattttactAGTTAAAGTTCATTTagtacactgtttcctgtaatgctgtggtccacatgagattgggatataactcatttttggtctcatacgagaaaatgatctaaaaaaatagatggagaaGCTTTTTCATATTTACTGCTCTCAAGATTCGAATAGGACCTTTTGCTTttataccatgtcaaacaatcaTTTACTTTAAAAGCTTAAGTTGTCAAaatgtggtgtatcaatgtatattaaggGGCTTTATCACTCAAGACTCCCAAGAGATATGACAGATTTCTAGTgtatttcaaaatccactacattTGTGACCTCATATACCAATATGCGCTGTTCACACATGATACTCAAGTTATGTACGAGTATAGGTGATCGTCATTAGTTAAGATTTAGTCATTTGAATACAATTTTAGCATCCACTAAATAATAATTTCATGTAAAAGAGTGTTTTTCCCAAATGAAGAATGGGGTATCAAATGTAGAAGATTTGAATGGTCAAAATACCAAGATATTTCGAGACATaaaatcattgtgtaataatataTTAATTCCATATGATGCAAAGCAATGCATCTTTCCAAACAAGCCCTAGTATAGAAAATACACTCTATAGAGAAAACTTAAAGCTTTAGAAACCCGGCTTCATCTTGGTTGTGTGAGTTTGAGTTTGAATCCACTTAGATGGGTCTGCATCCACCTACGCCTACCAATGCTAGTGAATCCTGATACCTTACACACTACTAACAAAACAAGCGTTATTTAGAGTAGATATCTCACTTATTACAATCATCGTTCCACGCCTTCAATTTAGACAATCCTCAATCGATAAAAGCCTGATCAAACCTTAATAAAGGCGCCTACACAAGGTAATACCATCGCCAATGCAAATTTGCGAAATCTCAACTCTAGGGTCAGAAGCCAAGAACTTGTTGAAATTCACCAAGCAGTCTCTCAATCTCCTGCCATCGTCAGGCAAGCTAGAACAATCGGGAACTACTACGGTCCCAAACCAAAGTGTATTATCGTAGCCGATGAGCCCACCAATCTTGACAAGCTTCATCAACCTTTCATGGTACTCACCATAGTTCTCCTTGTCACTGTCGACAAATGCAAAATCGAACGATCCTTCTTCTCTTCCCTGCTTAAGAAAAAAGATGTAAAGATTCATTTCACAGCACATCGTCGGGCCATCCCAATTGGTGGGACCACAATTGATCCTAGCTGATAGATCAATGAACTATAAGAACTCTATAAATTGgtccttattgatcaacggtctagattgtcctaAGGGTAGGATAATGTGATCAGGTGCACCAGTGGGATATATTCAAAAATTGTGTAAGGGGTGAAGTGCTACAATTGTGATACCCACATGGTGTTTTAAAGGAACTGGAATTACCCATTCGTGTGGAGccttagggagaggagttttgatgggtttcaaactcctcactCCTCTTAACTTATATTAACAGGGCTGagtccccaatccaacatcatCAACAGAAGCACTAATCCCATCAAAACTTTTCTAAGGgggtaaggagaggaagactatAGCATTCAACCTACAGCAATGGCAGCCGTTTTCTTCATTGGTCCTTCACATCCAATGCACAATAGATCCTACCGTTATTCTGCAAAAGGTTTCACATGAACACTTCTTTAAATAGTTTTCAATGTGAATTGATTGTTTGAAGGGTGTGGATTTGACGTACGTGATTATCTGATTACGTAGTTtctcaatcatgggacatctaATGTATGGTCCATTAGGTGAAGAATTTATGATTAATGAATCAGGAACTTCATCTTTGTGAAGAAGCTATGTATCAAAAAACTAAGATAGTACAGTacttgtcaagtgggccacacatgcatgatgaATTTGGACGCAGGGCATATAATCTGATTCTTTGACATGCATTCCATCCAACGGTGGGAATGAGGTCCTGCATGAACTCAAACCCCAGAATTAGGGCTGTCAAGGGGTCTGGTCAGGTCTATAGTACCCATGTCCGGTCGAACTGGTTCCTTTTAGAGTGTGGGTTTAGTTATTGAAGACTCGGATCTGAAAGAATTCGGGTACCCATCAGGTCTTTCGAtctagatttggatttggatctgaTCACACACCTGTAATACTTTGACTTGTGCTTAGTGTGCAAACAGACTTTCAAGCTAGGAAACTACATTTCTTTTGCTAGAATAactaatatatgtgttatatattatatgcattgtAATATTAAAACTAACTGGACCTGACTCAGACCCAACTAGACCTAACCCAATCCGACTTGAATTTAACTAGttccatcacatggacccaacCCAAACTTGACTAGACCTGATTCTTAAGCGGGTCCAAAAGGTgagacctaaacccgatccaatTCTTAATGAGTCAAATAAATGTGACCCAGACCAATTAAATTTGGGCCGGGTCCATTGGATACCAAAGGGTCCGAGTACCCATTGGCAGCCCTGCCAATAATGGGTACATatcattagagctgggcatcgagtcgagttggaccgagttagggctgacctgacttgatctgattttgaaacaaacttgacccgacttggtaccgagtctagcatgtcTGACCTAATCCAAGTTcgggtctggcttggactaatccaagctgagtctgacccaatcacaagtaccgagtcaggtcaagtTGGCACCGAGTTGGGTTGGGTGCAGTGGAtatccatgggctgaaatcacagctcaaaacctaggtgcacttgTGACAAGATTTGAAATATAAAATCTAagttctcacacacacacacacacacacacacacacacacacacacacgagtcaagttttggatcgagtcgagtcaagttattgggtgacccaaactcgactcgatttgagttctgattggacgaagtctacttGGTTTGGATTGACTCATCCACTCGGTTCGAATCGAGTTGGGTCAAAACAAGTCGGATGAATCGAGTTTGCCGAGTCGAGTCATCTCGTGCCCAGCTCTACATAACATAAGAGGTGACAATGGACTGGACTGCTCACCAAAGCCTGGGTCCCCTAGCCCTGTAGGGCCAAGGCTTGGGCCCCTGAACTAGGTCTGAGGGTCAGGCTCAGGCTCGAAATCTAGACCCAATGTTTGGTTCGAGCCAGAGCTAATGATAAATGGCCTAGCCCGACCCGTTGGCCTGGTCCAATATAATCAAGTGGTCACTGTTATAGGGAATGATGTAAATGAATTGAAGACACTTGTGAGGGTCCTATATTTTAAATGTACATTTTGGATATAGGGTCGTGTTGCCAGTGTTGCAAATGAGCCGTGCATTTTATTCATAACTTTGTACCAAACATCAATGCTAACATCctacggttcagatcatctgtGTGTCATGTTAAAGAAACCATGCAACACTAGCATACCTCTTGTAACATTTTATCAAGAACGGGAAGAGCTTCTGATTCAATAAAATCTATCTTCTTCTCGACACCAGCCTTCTGAATGAATGGCAATCCTATCTCAAAGCTTTTTCTATCAACATCAATGGCAGTGATCTAACAAAGAGTAGGAGAATTTAACACCATCAAATATCAAAAAattcaagaaagaagaaaaatgaagaaaataaaatgacAGTAGTATTAGACCTTTCCATCTTCCGGCAAGGCGAGTGCAGTGCAAAGGAGCGAATAGCCCGTAAACACACCGATCTCCATCGTCCTCTTCGCATTCATGAGCTTTAGCAATAGATGAAGGAGCTGGCCCTCCTCCGGAGGGGTGCTCATTACTCCCCTGTTGCAGTAAATATAAGTTAATGATCCAAGAACACGAATACCCTTATTGTTATAGGATATATTCGGACTTTAGCAACTAATATGGTTATTTttaaatgatccaagccgtttatatgatgggccataCAATGAATGGGGATACCTCAAAACAAAACTATCAGATTTAGGAGTGAGAACGGGTCACAGGTCATCTTATGTTTCATTGTGGCTGACCCGACAATATTGCAcaagggacatgatgaggtcaaccaccatcttcctcaggggataactactcgggataactactctgaatccatggagctctctggactcctcacagagcttcctcgaatgAAGCTCTAATCCATGAGGGATAGAAGTAGGAATAattactaataaatttaaaataacttgattaataataaaaaaatgaaattacaattcttggaactcaaacctaggatgaagttttagacttagacttcAACTCAAATAacttaaaaatgtgacttactataaatagtaaactcacTATTTATAGACGAGATCTATTCCTACTAGGCTTGATAGTTTTCGGCTAAAAGTAATGTCTATTTTCCGGCTAAAAATagtgtctaatttggcctaactgtgttattctcctaacttttctaaaccTTTTCATGTCAGGCACATGAAAAGGTTTAAAGCTCACTATTTATAGACGAGATCCATTCTTGCTAGGCTTCATAGTTTTCGGCTAAAAGTAATGTCTAGTTTTGGGCTAAAAATAGTGTCTAATATGGCCTAAATGTGTTATTCTCGTAACTTTTCTAAACCTTTTCATGTCAGGCACAACTTCTACacttcaaaggatcaaaagttatacttgaattaaaacttactatttatagtaaaaatgaaactaaacgGGAATTTTTATTGTGGATTTGacggaatctcgcaaatctgatGTGGGCAACTTAGTGTAGTAGGTTCGTTGGCTTAAGTAagtcctcctaccccaaaatcatatataatatgtcgaaaaactcattctagtttgatttcaggttctaacggtccggatcattcctgcctccgatcgggccttctctactccatctttgccatgaaagtgtctgcaacccgctctacatcataataAGTGTGTCTAGGTCTAAAAATTTGGAGTTGGGTATGGAACCTCTCAAAGTTAACCCCACAGGACCCAACGTGGACCCAGTTTTTAAATGGATCCAATTGGAACCATCCTAAAATGGACCCGACCTCGACCTGGCCCAAACTCAAGAGAGTAGTAGGTAATTAGTGTCAGTCCAAGAAAGTCTAtatacttgattaattgattaatactACCTAATTAAGGGTGGCAATTAACAGATGGTCAATGGGTACCTGGATCTGCAGATACCCGTTAGATTCAAATTGATTTTAAGTTCGGGTCTAGTTTCTGGGACCTGTTTAGAAACGTGTCGAGTTCTTACACAACAGGTGAATTGGACCATGTGCTCTTGGAGCTTGCACTTGTAATTTTTAGACCGACCCAAATTCGACCCATGAGATCAATGGGCTGGGTCTGGTATAGGAGGACCCAGATCCAACCCATTACATAAAGTTGTGTTTTTTTTCTCAGACCCGAACTTTAATGGGTTGGATATGTGGTCAAGATTCCACCCGGCCTATTTGCACCCGtaattagattaatatttcaaACTTTGATCATTGGATG containing:
- the LOC131239510 gene encoding norbelladine 4'-O-methyltransferase 2-like is translated as MSTPPEEGQLLHLLLKLMNAKRTMEIGVFTGYSLLCTALALPEDGKITAIDVDRKSFEIGLPFIQKAGVEKKIDFIESEALPVLDKMLQEGREEGSFDFAFVDSDKENYGEYHERLMKLVKIGGLIGYDNTLWFGTVVVPDCSSLPDDGRRLRDCLVNFNKFLASDPRVEISQICIGDGITLCRRLY